The Acidobacteriota bacterium genome window below encodes:
- a CDS encoding fibronectin type III domain-containing protein has protein sequence MKFTIASCLIVISLLLVSAAWAAQQNGVPAAPYDLQASTRYEGGTAVAVLRWRDRADNELGFEILRSDDAGKNYKVVGLVGANTTRYENKVGKYVSGAFQFKVRAFNDAGKSEPSNMVSVWF, from the coding sequence ATGAAGTTCACTATCGCCTCTTGTCTTATCGTCATCTCCCTACTCCTGGTTTCAGCCGCATGGGCGGCCCAGCAGAATGGCGTCCCCGCGGCGCCCTACGATCTGCAGGCCAGCACCCGCTACGAGGGCGGTACGGCTGTGGCGGTCCTGCGGTGGCGCGACCGCGCCGACAACGAACTGGGATTCGAGATCCTGCGTTCCGACGACGCCGGCAAGAACTACAAGGTAGTGGGATTGGTGGGAGCCAATACGACCCGTTACGAAAACAAGGTCGGCAAGTACGTCTCGGGCGCCTTTCAGTTCAAGGTGAGGGCCTTTAACGACGCCGGCAAGAGCGAGCCCTCAAACATGGTCAGCGTCTGGTTTTGA
- a CDS encoding HAD family hydrolase — protein MRLILFDIDGTLMTTDGAGTRALNRALQEVFGLTEAMRDIRPDGKTDSQIVREALSRNGGLDMPQAEALRSFFRVYLRHFDDELVGHCGLTVFWQAYHLILRLRDGGRVRTGIATGNIRPCAELKLRSAGLHSFFPFGGFGCDAEDRHQMVRAAVRRGEELYGIRAQSVIVIGDTPNDIEHGRKAGARTIAVATGNYSRVELQETGADLAVDSLQPTPDLLSFIEAA, from the coding sequence ATGCGCCTCATCCTCTTCGACATCGACGGTACTCTGATGACCACGGACGGGGCTGGAACGAGGGCCTTGAACCGGGCTTTGCAGGAGGTATTCGGCCTGACCGAAGCCATGAGGGACATCCGCCCGGACGGCAAGACCGACTCCCAAATCGTACGAGAAGCGCTCAGCCGCAACGGTGGACTGGACATGCCGCAGGCGGAAGCCCTGCGGTCCTTTTTCAGGGTCTATCTCCGCCACTTCGATGACGAACTTGTCGGCCACTGCGGATTGACGGTCTTCTGGCAAGCCTACCACCTCATTCTGCGCCTTCGCGACGGGGGCAGGGTCAGGACCGGAATCGCCACCGGCAACATTCGCCCTTGCGCCGAGTTGAAGCTGCGCAGCGCGGGGCTGCATTCCTTTTTTCCCTTCGGGGGATTCGGGTGCGATGCCGAGGACCGCCATCAGATGGTCAGGGCGGCCGTGCGGCGAGGCGAAGAACTGTACGGGATTCGGGCTCAATCGGTGATCGTCATCGGAGATACTCCCAACGACATCGAGCACGGCCGCAAGGCCGGAGCCCGCACGATCGCCGTGGCCACAGGGAATTACTCGCGAGTCGAGTTGCAGGAGACGGGGGCCGACTTGGCGGTCGACTCGCTGCAACCTACGCCGGACCTGTTATCCTTCATCGAAGCAGCCTGA
- a CDS encoding proline dehydrogenase family protein has product MLRNLMLRIADSPALVGFLSRQGMKTGFARRFVAGESLQEAIPVVEGLNSKGIKCSLDLLGEGVEDEETARTATQSYVNLLHVIQERGVDCNISIKLTQLGLDIGRQVAARNLKKILDAARECGNFVRIDMEGSDYTADTVELFVEHLEIYGPATVGIVIQSYLRRSEEDVRRLASLGCNIRLCKGAYKEPPELAFPKKSQVDDNFVKLMEIMLASPCYSAIATHDEKMINRAQELIERDGVDSSRYEFQMLYGTRSEYQEEIKNQGYRMRVYVPFGTQWAPYFIRRLAERPANVLFVLRNLFKK; this is encoded by the coding sequence ATGCTGCGAAACCTGATGCTCAGAATCGCCGATTCCCCCGCCTTGGTCGGATTCTTGTCACGACAGGGCATGAAGACCGGCTTCGCCCGGCGCTTCGTAGCCGGAGAATCCCTGCAGGAGGCCATACCCGTGGTGGAAGGTCTCAACAGCAAAGGAATCAAGTGCTCGCTCGACCTGTTGGGCGAAGGCGTGGAGGACGAAGAAACGGCCCGAACGGCCACCCAGTCCTACGTCAATCTGCTGCATGTGATCCAAGAGCGGGGAGTGGACTGCAACATCTCCATCAAGCTGACTCAACTGGGACTCGACATCGGACGCCAGGTGGCCGCCCGCAACCTGAAGAAGATCCTCGACGCCGCCCGCGAGTGCGGCAACTTCGTGCGCATCGACATGGAGGGGTCGGACTACACCGCCGATACCGTCGAACTGTTCGTCGAGCACCTCGAGATCTACGGACCCGCCACCGTGGGCATCGTCATTCAGTCCTATTTGCGGCGCAGCGAAGAGGACGTGCGGCGCCTGGCCTCGCTGGGCTGCAACATCCGGCTCTGCAAGGGGGCCTACAAGGAGCCGCCGGAGCTGGCCTTCCCCAAGAAGTCGCAAGTCGACGACAACTTCGTCAAGCTGATGGAGATCATGCTGGCCTCGCCCTGCTATTCGGCCATCGCCACCCACGACGAAAAGATGATCAACCGGGCCCAGGAGCTGATCGAGCGCGATGGCGTGGATTCCTCCCGATACGAATTCCAGATGCTTTACGGCACGCGTTCCGAGTACCAGGAAGAAATCAAGAATCAGGGCTACCGGATGCGCGTTTACGTTCCTTTCGGAACGCAGTGGGCTCCCTATTTCATTCGCCGCCTGGCCGAACGGCCGGCCAATGTCCTTTTCGTGCTGCGCAACCTCTTCAAGAAATAA